A stretch of Henckelia pumila isolate YLH828 chromosome 4, ASM3356847v2, whole genome shotgun sequence DNA encodes these proteins:
- the LOC140860319 gene encoding putative late blight resistance protein homolog R1A-3, with protein sequence MAYAALISLLRTIEQILLFHDPRASHYEKQNIESLQEKLGFLLQFFEQYSSRESDEMIASLERRIRDEAYQAQDFADLYLTNLCSRGTFSSLEVMAANYLLPLVAAALKNDTFERHFEKDVALRCLLVKLATEKVDSVVVLAAQIEEKWGLNLARESDSRTQHEVEVFEKFSWRDDFQSRNSLRAGLSKYGMIGSSSRNTVVFEFENHLMQIKEEVLNAQQSKLKVISIVGMGGIGKTTLANCVYTDPSVVYHFDIRALATVSQSYCVRDILLGVLDSMGKLTVETRGESEDQLKLHVYKNLKGRRYLLVIDDIWDTAAWDDMKMVFPDDNMGSRIVLTTRLVDVAAYTGYSDHLHRMSLLSDDESWTLLRAKIFGTKPCPHSLQGIGKKIAQKCHGLPLSIVVIGGLLSKINMTLEAWHAVAANVTSFVSSSDDNCLEILKLSYNYLPQHLKACFLYLGVFPEDYEISVSKLVKLWVAEGFLKHVQFQTIENTAEKYLEELVDRNLILISKKNSEGKIKTCRMHDLLLAFCVKEAKYEKFLQVSKWYASLFPGGSLSERHLSIHPVEAFKYRCFPFYSMPSISFSRSLICIGQYRFPSSVFLKFKLLRVLDAIEVEFLRFPHEVLELQNLRYIALTCEGDIPGTISKLWNLQTLIIDQYFRRSGEIYLPLEIWKMAHLRHIQFVESYLIDPAANFDYQGKLLVLEDLQSLSGIWNLRFTKEMLQRIPNIKRLVISYDSLNCTEKASSYYQLENLVNLHQLKALKIRVSLVSPTMFKFDFPPTLETLTLSGCGIPWHDLAIVGSLPNLKVLKLKDHACLGTEWEPSEREFSQLKLLVLEELDLMHWKVDYNYFPSLQRLILHSCHELVEIPSEMGESQTLSVIELHECKASVLNSAQKILELQQSYGNDGFQVVVHSKKSFSDRSIHTTMRRLVQCGSIPPESLDILPKDLKDAKSRWNHIFRSGQTSSEVKLITDGGLRLVNQNEQMKYLVPHTASTGKEYVLGSMSKLLNLETMIMNKYARSWDENLAMGISKMPQSRQVLLLDPLTSRFNFYGEHLAHENLHFLSGIWNLRFSKEILKRIPNITKLDISYDAHCCREKGWSYYQFENLIYLHQLKALKIRVIPIIKWFIELLSLPNLKFAFPNALKTLSLGGWGIPWPALAIVGSLPNLEVLKLTDHACLGTEWEPNEGEFPQLKVLVLEVLDLMHWKAKCDNFPSLQHLILRSCYELEGIPSGVGEILTLEKIELHDCNYSVLHSAMLILEKQQSLGNDCFQLVHSECNLSSHGMKHRVEIKETDE encoded by the exons ATGGCATATGCTGCTTTAATTTCACTCCTGCGGACTATTGAGCAAATCTTGTTGTTCCATGATCCACGTGCGTCACATTATGAGAAGCAAAATATTGAGTCTCTCCAAGAAAAACTTGGATTCTTGCTACAGTTTTTCGAACAGTATTCATCCCGTGAAAGCGATGAAATGATCGCTAGTTTGGAAAGACGAATCCGAGATGAAGCGTATCAAGCGCAAGATTTCGCTGATCTTTATCTAACCAATCTATGTAGCAGGGGGACTTTTTCTTCATTGGAGGTTATGGCAGCAAATTATCTTCTGCCTCTGGTTGCTGCTGCTTTGAAAAACGACACATTTGAGCGCCATTTTGAGAAGGATGTGGCCCTCAGATGTCTCCTTGTTAAGCTCGCAACCGAAAAAGTTGATTCTGTTGTGGTACTGGCGGCACAGATTGAGGAGAAATGGGGATTGAACTTGGCACGAGAAAGTGATTCCAGAACTCAGCATGAGGTAGAGGTGTTTGAGAAATTTTCTTGGAGAGATGATTTTCAATCTAGGAATTCTTTGCGTGCAGGTTTATCGAAATATGGCATGATTGGTTCCAGTAGTAGAAATACAGTAGTGTTTGAATTCGAAAACCACTTGATGCAAATTAAGGAAGAAGTTTTGAATGCACAGCAATCTAAACTGAAAGTCATCTCCATTGTTGGGATGGGAGGAATCGGCAAGACGACTCTTGCAAACTGTGTTTACACTGACCCGTCTGTTGTGTATCACTTCGACATCCGTGCATTGGCCACTGTATCTCAATCGTATTGCGTACGAGACATTCTGTTGGGTGTTCTAGATTCTATGGGAAAATTGACTGTTGAGACTCGTGGAGAGAGTGAGGATCAACTAAAACTTCATGTGTACAAGAACTTAAAGGGTCGGAGGTATCTACTTGTTATAGATGATATTTGGGATACTGCTGCTTGGGATGACATGAAGATGGTGTTTCCGGATGATAATATGGGAAGCCGAATTGTATTGACTACTCGGCTTGTTGATGTGGCTGCTTATACGGGCTATTCTGACCATCTTCATCGTATGTCACTCTTAAGTGATGATGAGAGTTGGACTCTACTCCGTGCTAAGATTTTTGGGACAAAACCGTGTCCTCATAGTTTACAAGGTATTGGGAAGAAGATTGCACAAAAGTGTCATGGACTTCCACTCTCAATTGTGGTGATTGGTGGATTACTTTCCAAGATAAACATGACACTTGAGGCATGGCATGCTGTTGCAGCAAATGTTACCTCATTTGTGTCTTCAAGTGATGATAATTGCTTGGAGATACTAAAATTGAGTTATAACTACTTGCCTCAACATTTGAAGGCATGTTTCCTATACCTTGGAGTTTTTCCGGAAGATTATGAGATCTCTGTTTCCAAACTCGTTAAGTTATGGGTTGCTGAGGGTTTTCTGAAACATGTTCAGTTTCAAACCATCGAAAACACAGCAGAGAAGTATTTGGAAGAACTTGTCGATCgaaatcttattttaatatctaAGAAGAATTCTGAaggaaaaatcaaaacatgcaggatGCATGATCTCTTGCTTGCTTTCTGTGTGAAAGAGgcaaaatatgaaaaatttcTACAGGTATCAAAATGGTATGCCAGCCTATTTCCTGGAGGTTCATTGAGTGAACGACATTTAAGTATACATCCAGTTGAAGCATTCAAATATCGTTGCTTTCCTTTTTACTCAATGCCATCGATTTCATTTTCTCGCTCACTTATATGTATTGGACAATACCGTTTTCCCTCTAGTGTTTTCCTGAAATTCAAACTACTAAGAGTGCTAGATGCTATTGAAGTCGAGTTTCTTCGATTTCCACATGAAGTTTTGGAACTTCAGAATCTACGGTATATTGCTTTGACGTGTGAAGGGGACATACCTGGAACAATATCAAAGCTATGGAATCTCCAAACTTTGATCATTGATCAATATTTTCGTCGCAGTGGTGAAATTTATTTACCGCTGGAAATCTGGAAGATGGCACATTTAAGGCATATCCAGTTTGTAGAATCTTATTTGATCGATCCTGCTGCCAATTTTGATTATCAAGGGAAGCTTTTAGTTCTTGAAGACCTCCAGAGTCTTTCAGGgatatggaatttgagattcacAAAAGAAATGTTGCAAAGAATTCCAAACATAAAGAGATTGGTTATTTCATACGATAGTCTCAACTGTACAGAAAAGGCGAGCTCATACTATCAGCTTGAGAATCTTGTCAATCTACATCAACTCAAAGCATTGAAGATCCGTGTTAGCTTAGTTTCACCGACAATGTTTAAGTTTGATTTCCCTCCAACACTTGAAACATTAACTTTAAGTGGTTGTGGAATTCCTTGGCATGATCTGGCAATTGTTGGTTCATTGCCGAATCTTAAAGTTTTAAAGCTGAAAGATCATGCTTGCCTAGGAACAGAGTGGGAACCAAGTGAAAGAGAGTTTTCTCAACTAAAACTGTTGGTGCTTGAAGAGTTGGACTTGATGCACTGGAAAGTTGACTATAACTACTTTCCAAGCCTTCAACGCCTCATTCTTCACTCATGCCATGAATTGGTTGAGATACCATCTGAGATGGGAGAAAGTCAGACACTTTCAGTGATTGAGTTGCATGAATGTAAAGCTTCTGTCCTGAATTCagcacagaaaatactggagtTGCAGCAGAGCTATGGTAACGATGGTTTCCAAGTTGTTGTCCATTCTAAAAAGAGCTTCTCAGATCGCAGCATACATACAACG aTGCGTAGATTAGTGCAGTGTGGTTCAATCCCTCCCGAGAGCCTGGATATTTTGCCCAAAG ATCTCAAAGACGCCAAGTCCCGCTGGAATCACATCTTCAGAAGTGGTCAAACAAGTAGCGAAGTGAAGCTTATAACTGATGGAGGACTTAGATTGGTTAATCAAAATGAGCAAATGAAATATTTAGTTCCACACACTGCTTCAACAGGAAAAGAATATGTACTTGGATCGATGTCAAAGCTATTGAATCTAGAAACTATGATAATGAATAAATACGCACGTTCTTGGGATGAAAATTTGGCAATGGGAATTAGTAAGATGCCACAATCAAGGCAGGTTCTTTTGCTCGATCCCCTTACTTCCAGATTCAATTTTTATGGGGAGCATTTAGCTCATGAGAACCTCCATTTTCTTTCTGGGATATGGAATTTGAGGTTTAGTAAGGAAATTTTGAAAAGGATTCCCAACATCACGAAATTGGATATTTCTTATGACGCTCACTGCTGCAGGGAAAAAGGGTGGTCGTATTATCAATTTGAGAATCTTATATATCTACATCAGCTCAAAGCTTTGAAGATCCGTGTAATTCCAATTATCAAATGGTTCATAGAATTGCTTTCGCTGCCAAATCTGAAGTTTGCTTTTCCCAATGCACTAAAAACTTTATCCTTAGGTGGATGGGGAATTCCTTGGCCTGCGTTGGCAATAGTTGGCTCACTACCCAATCTTGAAGTTCTCAAACTAACTGATCATGCTTGCCTAGGAACAGAGTGGGAACCGAACGAGGGGGAGTTTCCTCAACTGAAAGTACTGGTACTTGAAGTATTAGACttgatgcattggaaagctaagTGTGATAACTTTCCAAGCCTTCAGCACCTTATTCTCCGATCTTGCTATGAATTGGAGGGGATTCCATCTGGGGTGGGAGAAATTCTGACACTGGAGAAGATTGAGTTGCATGACTGTAACTATTCCGTGTTGCATTCTGCAATGCTAATACTGGAGAAGCAACAGAGCTTGGGAAATGATTGTTTTCAACTTGTCCATTCTGAGTGTAACTTGTCTTCTCATGGCATGAAGCATAGAGTGGAAATAAAGGAGACTGACGAATAG